A genomic stretch from Erwinia sp. E_sp_B01_1 includes:
- a CDS encoding SrfA family protein — MAKSFLRSGSLDAVLPLGENGQPVYLSALQLRETLRLRKQPQIADCLAIPQSNDAGDRLDWYSPVSGKVTSWAAASDSARTHALNQLIACQQAVADMCQKAQYAEKTSQKLFGALLAKAIQFPDQNFVYLVGGKPVLTFWGFVSLEKKSRLDALDCLRAAEDDEPPLNLSKLSAPIVPEVAALPVAPVVIPAVIAAPVVEPVAAAAEPVAEPQSLEQKPAPKHALIRYGWMLPAAALLIAFGVQIKGCVSQPEPAKTQAASEAKAPQPAVDDQSKAEAAKTPAKPETPTATAVIPAPAQPEAVAENAKSAPVQPQPAAVTAQPGPADLPVDAASVPATAVATEAAPEQPAVDVPPAAKDDLVMPADAVKLGSTKFLNGNWRVIVGGKNPLTGKPPVLRYQIKNGKGVAKIVQGGGISCRVDVYAGLMSSGNLVINSRTKSRCSDGSRYQMPELVCKQGATGAAECSGQYDASTVLPMTMKRESK; from the coding sequence GCAACTGCGCGAAACGCTGCGCCTCAGAAAGCAGCCGCAGATTGCAGACTGTCTGGCCATTCCTCAGTCCAATGATGCCGGAGACCGTCTGGACTGGTATTCCCCGGTTTCAGGCAAAGTCACCTCCTGGGCTGCTGCCAGTGACAGCGCCCGCACGCACGCGCTTAATCAGCTGATTGCCTGCCAGCAGGCGGTGGCCGACATGTGCCAGAAGGCGCAATACGCTGAAAAAACCAGCCAGAAACTTTTTGGTGCCCTGCTGGCCAAAGCCATACAGTTCCCCGATCAGAATTTTGTTTATCTGGTCGGCGGCAAGCCGGTCCTGACGTTCTGGGGGTTTGTCAGCCTTGAGAAAAAATCCCGTCTGGATGCGCTGGACTGCCTGCGTGCCGCCGAAGATGACGAGCCGCCATTAAACCTTTCTAAACTTTCTGCCCCGATAGTGCCTGAAGTTGCCGCCCTGCCGGTTGCCCCAGTCGTTATTCCGGCCGTTATTGCGGCCCCGGTTGTGGAACCTGTCGCAGCCGCCGCGGAACCAGTTGCTGAGCCACAGAGTCTGGAGCAAAAGCCCGCGCCTAAACATGCCCTGATCCGCTACGGCTGGATGTTACCTGCCGCCGCCCTGCTGATCGCCTTTGGCGTGCAGATCAAAGGCTGTGTCTCACAGCCGGAACCGGCTAAAACGCAGGCGGCGTCCGAAGCGAAAGCCCCTCAGCCTGCGGTGGACGATCAGAGCAAGGCTGAGGCCGCTAAGACCCCGGCTAAACCAGAAACGCCAACGGCCACAGCCGTTATTCCGGCTCCGGCACAGCCCGAAGCCGTGGCCGAAAACGCCAAATCTGCTCCGGTACAACCTCAGCCAGCGGCTGTAACTGCACAACCTGGCCCGGCAGATCTGCCGGTCGATGCGGCCAGCGTGCCGGCCACGGCAGTAGCGACTGAAGCAGCCCCGGAACAACCCGCTGTTGATGTTCCTCCTGCGGCTAAAGACGATCTGGTGATGCCTGCGGATGCCGTCAAACTGGGGTCAACCAAATTCCTGAACGGCAACTGGCGCGTGATTGTGGGCGGCAAGAACCCGCTTACCGGCAAGCCACCCGTGTTGCGTTATCAGATTAAAAATGGCAAAGGCGTGGCTAAAATTGTTCAGGGCGGCGGCATCAGCTGTCGCGTGGATGTCTATGCCGGGCTGATGAGTTCGGGCAATCTGGTGATCAACAGCCGTACCAAATCCCGGTGCAGCGACGGTTCCCGCTATCAGATGCCTGAACTGGTGTGTAAACAAGGCGCCACTGGCGCAGCAGAGTGTAGTGGCCAGTATGATGCCAGTACGGTGTTACCGATGACGATGAAGCGCGAGAGTAAATGA